A section of the Microbulbifer pacificus genome encodes:
- a CDS encoding MotA/TolQ/ExbB proton channel family protein, which translates to MDFLNSVIAFFQTGGAFMYPILVVFALGAAVAIERYIRLVYERHTNRAAWEKLQPVLNTGDFDRARNLVKDDNTGVGRLLAMGLERQGAVRRREDIEIAMEESIMETIPQLEKRTPYVALGSNIATLLGLLGTIMGLIEAFTAVANANPAEKADLLSASISVAMNTTAFGLMVGIALLIVHALLNSLTGQIVDSLEMVSVKALNIMSSGTRRRSDAAQDEQAPAVSKPVNRDVQQTQQVQQKAASTAASTDKNSKLETV; encoded by the coding sequence ATGGATTTCTTGAACAGCGTAATCGCGTTTTTTCAGACTGGTGGTGCGTTCATGTACCCCATTCTGGTGGTGTTCGCGCTCGGTGCCGCGGTAGCGATCGAGCGTTATATTCGTCTCGTCTACGAGCGTCACACCAACCGCGCCGCCTGGGAGAAACTGCAGCCGGTACTCAACACCGGCGACTTTGACCGCGCGCGCAACCTGGTCAAGGACGACAACACCGGCGTGGGTCGCCTGCTCGCCATGGGTCTCGAGCGTCAGGGCGCTGTGCGTCGCCGCGAAGACATCGAAATCGCCATGGAAGAAAGCATCATGGAGACCATTCCACAACTGGAAAAGCGCACCCCGTATGTTGCGCTCGGCTCCAACATTGCCACGCTCCTCGGCCTCCTCGGTACCATCATGGGGCTTATCGAGGCCTTCACCGCGGTAGCCAACGCCAACCCCGCGGAAAAGGCCGACCTGCTCTCGGCCAGCATTTCCGTGGCCATGAATACCACCGCCTTCGGTCTGATGGTGGGTATTGCGCTGCTGATCGTGCATGCGCTGCTCAACTCCCTCACCGGCCAGATCGTTGACAGCCTGGAAATGGTGTCCGTCAAGGCATTGAACATCATGTCTTCAGGAACCCGTCGCCGCAGTGATGCCGCCCAGGATGAGCAGGCCCCGGCCGTGTCAAAACCGGTGAACCGCGATGTGCAGCAGACTCAGCAGGTACAACAGAAAGCGGCTTCTACAGCGGCCAGCACCGATAAAAATTCCAAGCTGGAAACTGTGTGA
- a CDS encoding ExbD/TolR family protein, with amino-acid sequence MRNRRHSRSKEAPELDITAFLNLMVVLVPFLLVSAVFSRVTILELNMPTGAGGGADDPGVTLEVVVRKDVLEISDGSKVVARFPNLNRDEAGESDTAQAEVQLDEYGMPIVPPTADVYDLAQLREYLIRIKQTYPDKTDSTLLMEPEVAYEHLVGVMDTVRSANVMPTPEDGTAPSPDAKPEAMELFPDISLGDAP; translated from the coding sequence ATGAGAAACAGGCGTCACAGCAGATCCAAAGAAGCGCCGGAACTGGACATCACCGCCTTCCTCAATCTGATGGTGGTGCTGGTGCCCTTCCTGCTGGTATCCGCAGTGTTTTCCCGGGTCACTATTCTCGAGCTCAATATGCCCACCGGTGCCGGTGGTGGAGCGGATGACCCTGGTGTGACGCTGGAAGTGGTGGTGCGCAAAGACGTACTGGAAATCAGTGACGGCAGCAAAGTCGTGGCGCGGTTCCCAAATCTGAATCGCGATGAAGCGGGTGAAAGTGACACTGCGCAAGCTGAAGTCCAGCTCGACGAGTACGGGATGCCGATTGTGCCGCCGACCGCAGATGTGTACGACCTGGCGCAGCTGCGAGAGTACCTGATTCGGATCAAGCAGACTTATCCGGACAAAACCGACTCCACATTGCTGATGGAGCCGGAGGTGGCTTACGAACATCTTGTGGGTGTCATGGATACCGTGCGCAGCGCCAATGTCATGCCAACACCGGAAGATGGGACTGCGCCCAGTCCTGACGCGAAGCCTGAAGCAATGGAACTCTTCCCCGATATTTCCCTGGGAGACGCGCCGTGA
- the moaC gene encoding cyclic pyranopterin monophosphate synthase MoaC, with the protein MTLTHLNQQGEASMVDVTDKDITDRSARAQSAVAMSAEAFAQLKAGNNKKGDVLATARIAGIQAAKKTADLIPLCHPLALTKVQVDFELVDATNTVNISSFCRLAGRTGVEMEALTAASVAALTIYDMCKAVDPAMVIGPTRLQEKTGGKRGHWTPESNGGNA; encoded by the coding sequence ATGACCCTCACACACCTGAACCAACAGGGCGAAGCCAGCATGGTAGATGTCACCGACAAAGACATCACCGACCGCTCCGCGCGCGCCCAATCCGCCGTCGCCATGTCCGCGGAAGCCTTTGCACAACTGAAAGCCGGCAACAACAAAAAGGGCGATGTGCTCGCCACCGCCCGTATCGCCGGCATCCAGGCCGCCAAGAAAACCGCCGACCTGATACCCCTGTGCCATCCTCTGGCACTGACCAAAGTGCAGGTGGATTTCGAGCTGGTGGACGCGACCAACACCGTAAACATTTCCAGCTTCTGCCGCCTTGCCGGCCGCACCGGTGTGGAAATGGAAGCGCTCACCGCTGCGAGCGTGGCCGCACTTACCATTTACGACATGTGCAAAGCCGTCGACCCGGCCATGGTCATCGGCCCCACTAGACTGCAGGAGAAAACAGGTGGCAAGCGCGGACACTGGACTCCTGAAAGTAATGGGGGCAATGCATGA
- a CDS encoding tetratricopeptide repeat protein, which yields MNHILTQGNLLRVSLCVLALLLSACASGPQTSIRPVDPLSVKVSGSVNRDFLRAVEYLQGERYPEAIELLESVVEREQRLSAPYVNLGIAYYKAGDEKHAEESFLQALRAAPLDPVASNELAVLYRRQGRFDEAKKTYRDSLQLHPENLPLIKNFGILCDLYLQDVNCALAQFEQYLKYQPEDPKVAIWVTDLKRRAN from the coding sequence ATGAACCATATCCTCACTCAAGGCAACCTGCTGCGCGTATCCCTGTGTGTACTTGCGCTGTTGCTCAGCGCCTGTGCCAGCGGCCCGCAAACCTCAATCCGCCCGGTCGACCCCTTGAGCGTCAAAGTTTCTGGCAGTGTCAACCGCGACTTCCTGCGGGCCGTGGAATACCTGCAGGGCGAACGCTACCCCGAGGCCATTGAGTTACTGGAGAGCGTCGTTGAACGTGAGCAGCGCCTGTCCGCTCCCTATGTCAACCTCGGCATCGCCTATTACAAGGCAGGTGATGAAAAGCACGCGGAAGAATCCTTCTTGCAGGCGCTGCGCGCAGCTCCTCTGGACCCGGTAGCCAGCAACGAGCTCGCCGTTCTCTACCGCCGCCAGGGACGTTTTGATGAAGCCAAAAAGACCTATAGGGATTCGTTACAGCTGCATCCGGAAAATCTGCCGCTGATCAAAAATTTCGGCATCCTGTGCGACCTGTATCTTCAGGATGTGAATTGTGCACTCGCACAATTCGAGCAGTACCTGAAATATCAACCTGAAGATCCCAAGGTCGCCATCTGGGTAACGGACCTCAAGCGGAGAGCCAACTGA
- a CDS encoding molybdenum cofactor biosynthesis protein MoaE, whose product MAAEISISVQAAGFDPGAEYQHLRSGNYVDGATAMFVGNVRDFSPAESGEKNPVAVLELEHYPGMAESALTDIARQAAARWPLGRVRVIHRFGPLTAGEEIVFVGATSTHRQSAMDACAFIMDFLKSRAPFWKKEIGEGAEAGSWVQARHSDEDALKKW is encoded by the coding sequence GTGGCTGCGGAAATATCCATCTCGGTTCAGGCCGCAGGCTTCGACCCGGGGGCAGAATACCAGCACCTGCGCAGCGGAAATTATGTGGATGGTGCTACCGCTATGTTCGTGGGCAATGTACGGGATTTTTCCCCGGCAGAGTCGGGGGAAAAGAACCCGGTAGCTGTGCTGGAACTGGAGCACTACCCGGGTATGGCGGAGTCGGCGCTCACCGATATCGCCCGTCAGGCCGCCGCACGCTGGCCGCTGGGGCGGGTGCGGGTGATCCATCGTTTCGGGCCGTTAACCGCGGGTGAAGAGATCGTGTTTGTCGGGGCCACCTCCACCCATCGCCAGTCCGCAATGGACGCCTGTGCGTTTATCATGGATTTCCTAAAAAGTCGCGCACCTTTCTGGAAGAAGGAAATTGGTGAGGGGGCAGAGGCAGGCAGTTGGGTGCAGGCTCGCCACAGCGACGAAGATGCACTGAAAAAATGGTAG
- a CDS encoding tetratricopeptide repeat protein, whose amino-acid sequence MNSRLASAIAGAALSALCAVSAQAKAPVDPDPKALHTEKLRDLFFGEALFNAHQDKYFDAITELDTELKQFRLLDDPELDPFSLHFGQAEFAVGDLELSYRMHRDAGRAMEQVLKGNVPQPIKNEAAFRLAKIHYHKQQFADALHALELIEGRVPERVRADEQFLRARVYMQLGRFEEAVALLKDLKGEKSLAGFVEYNLGIALLKAGDTEKGVLELDGLGRNAGGTDAMGALQDKTNLLLGFQLMESKDYERARTYFDRVQLSGPFSNQALLGAGWVEANAGRYDRALVPWQLLTERQPTNASVQEAMLAVPLAYGKLDVHSTAAVNYGHALDLFGAQVDVLTQSIHSIREGKLLEALRRKEASQVKNWVVELRKLPDAPETHYLLDLMASNDYQEFLRNYQDLNDLLERNNDWLQSLDSFEEIIALRRGYYEPILPGLDVQFRQVDARIKMRMEQRQHLAARIENLLINRRPELLAKSDETESRLMLQRIREILAYNPSLNSEETEARIARLEGVLKFRLSREFDERLTEAYKHLQELDTVVATLQETYQRYVRSRQAATHSYEGYTDQIASLRGGLHRAQDRIDQLMARQGRMLEQLAINELDQRRAQLESYQIKARFALADSYDRANELQEQRADARKVEQYQQQVEQLKQSAPAESERKPSEPVANPDGEPLPTDNPPELEAPEHDMEPAGDE is encoded by the coding sequence ATGAATTCCCGTCTGGCCAGTGCGATTGCCGGGGCAGCGCTGTCTGCGCTGTGCGCCGTTTCTGCGCAGGCCAAAGCCCCTGTAGATCCCGATCCCAAAGCGCTCCACACCGAAAAACTGCGCGATCTGTTTTTCGGTGAGGCACTGTTCAATGCGCATCAGGATAAATATTTCGACGCGATTACCGAGCTGGATACCGAGCTCAAACAGTTCCGTCTGTTGGACGATCCGGAGCTGGACCCGTTCAGTTTGCATTTCGGCCAGGCGGAATTCGCAGTAGGGGACCTCGAGCTTTCCTATCGTATGCATCGGGATGCCGGCCGCGCGATGGAACAGGTGCTGAAAGGCAATGTGCCGCAGCCCATCAAAAACGAAGCCGCCTTCCGCCTGGCAAAAATTCACTATCACAAGCAACAGTTTGCCGATGCCCTGCATGCACTCGAATTGATCGAGGGGCGGGTGCCCGAGCGTGTGCGTGCGGACGAACAGTTCCTGCGTGCACGGGTTTACATGCAGCTGGGTCGCTTCGAGGAAGCGGTGGCACTGCTGAAAGACCTCAAGGGCGAGAAGTCCCTGGCAGGCTTTGTGGAGTACAACCTGGGTATCGCACTGCTGAAGGCGGGTGATACCGAGAAAGGTGTGTTGGAGTTGGACGGCCTCGGGCGCAACGCCGGCGGCACTGATGCCATGGGCGCGCTGCAGGATAAAACCAATCTGTTGCTCGGTTTCCAGCTGATGGAATCCAAGGACTACGAGCGCGCGCGCACTTATTTTGATCGTGTGCAGCTCTCCGGCCCCTTCTCCAATCAGGCCCTGTTGGGTGCCGGCTGGGTGGAAGCCAATGCGGGCCGTTATGACCGCGCACTGGTGCCTTGGCAGCTACTCACCGAGCGCCAGCCCACCAACGCATCGGTGCAGGAAGCGATGCTCGCGGTGCCCTTGGCCTACGGCAAACTGGATGTGCACAGTACTGCGGCGGTGAATTACGGCCATGCGCTGGACCTGTTCGGTGCGCAGGTCGACGTGCTCACCCAGTCCATCCACAGTATCCGTGAGGGCAAGCTGCTGGAAGCGCTGCGCCGCAAGGAAGCCAGCCAGGTAAAAAACTGGGTGGTGGAACTGCGCAAGTTGCCGGATGCCCCGGAAACCCATTACCTGCTGGACCTGATGGCCTCCAATGACTATCAGGAATTCCTGCGCAATTATCAGGATCTGAACGACCTGCTGGAACGCAATAATGACTGGTTGCAGAGTCTGGATTCCTTTGAGGAAATCATCGCCCTGCGGCGCGGTTACTACGAGCCGATTCTGCCGGGGCTGGATGTGCAGTTCCGCCAGGTCGACGCCCGCATCAAGATGCGTATGGAGCAGCGCCAGCACCTGGCCGCGCGCATCGAGAACCTGCTGATCAATCGACGCCCGGAACTGCTGGCGAAAAGTGACGAGACCGAATCCCGTCTGATGCTGCAGCGGATCCGTGAAATCCTCGCCTACAACCCCAGTCTCAACAGCGAGGAGACCGAGGCGCGCATCGCCCGTCTTGAAGGGGTGCTCAAGTTTCGCCTGTCACGCGAGTTTGATGAGCGCCTGACGGAAGCCTACAAACACCTGCAGGAGCTGGATACCGTAGTCGCCACCCTGCAGGAAACCTACCAGCGCTACGTGCGCAGCCGCCAGGCGGCTACCCACAGTTACGAAGGATATACCGACCAGATTGCCAGCCTGCGCGGCGGCCTCCATCGCGCCCAGGATCGTATTGACCAACTGATGGCGCGTCAGGGCCGCATGCTGGAGCAACTGGCGATCAACGAGCTGGATCAGCGCCGTGCGCAGCTGGAGAGTTACCAGATCAAGGCCCGCTTCGCCCTGGCCGACAGTTACGACCGCGCCAACGAGCTGCAGGAGCAGCGCGCGGATGCTCGCAAGGTCGAGCAATATCAGCAGCAAGTAGAGCAGTTGAAGCAGTCTGCGCCGGCAGAATCTGAACGCAAGCCGTCCGAACCTGTGGCGAATCCGGATGGCGAACCCCTGCCCACGGACAATCCGCCAGAACTGGAAGCACCAGAGCACGACATGGAGCCCGCAGGCGATGAATAA
- the moaA gene encoding GTP 3',8-cyclase MoaA, with protein MKQDEILQDGHGRRFYYLRLSVTDVCNFRCDYCLPNGYQARHQQPDLSVAEARTVMRAFALLGTRKVRLSGGEPSLRKDLPELIHSAKTTPGIQRVAVTTNGYKLPSLIDSWQQSGLDQLNVSIDSLDSDEFARITGHDCLPRILSGIDRALELDIHTKVNAVLLSDGTQARLYQFLNWLKTTPVTLRFIELMQTGDNRDYFASNHVRGADLERQLINAGWQLIPRALDAGPAREYVHPDYAGRIGLITPYSKDFCTSCNRLRVSAQGKLHLCLFADAGLDLREAIQTGDADVLAEKVRALIGNKEVSHYLQQGNTGGTQNLSIIGG; from the coding sequence ATGAAACAAGACGAAATACTGCAGGACGGCCACGGCCGTCGCTTCTATTATCTGCGCCTGTCGGTCACGGACGTGTGCAACTTCCGTTGCGACTACTGCCTGCCCAACGGCTATCAGGCCAGACACCAGCAACCGGACCTCAGCGTCGCGGAAGCCCGCACCGTCATGCGCGCCTTCGCCCTGCTTGGCACCCGCAAGGTCCGCCTGAGCGGCGGCGAACCCTCCCTGCGCAAGGACCTGCCGGAACTTATCCACAGCGCCAAAACCACCCCAGGTATCCAGCGCGTCGCTGTCACCACCAATGGCTACAAACTCCCGAGCCTTATCGATAGCTGGCAACAGAGCGGCCTCGACCAGCTCAACGTCAGCATCGACAGCCTGGATAGCGACGAATTCGCCCGCATCACCGGCCACGACTGCCTGCCCAGAATCCTCTCCGGCATCGACCGCGCGCTGGAGCTGGATATCCACACCAAGGTAAACGCCGTCCTCCTCAGCGACGGCACCCAGGCCCGGCTGTACCAGTTCCTGAACTGGCTGAAAACCACCCCGGTCACCCTGCGCTTTATCGAACTCATGCAGACCGGCGACAACCGCGATTACTTTGCCAGCAACCATGTGCGCGGTGCAGACCTTGAAAGACAGCTGATCAATGCCGGCTGGCAACTGATTCCAAGAGCCCTCGACGCCGGCCCCGCCCGCGAATATGTCCACCCGGACTACGCCGGCCGCATCGGCCTGATCACCCCTTACAGCAAAGACTTCTGCACCAGCTGCAACCGCCTGCGCGTCTCCGCTCAGGGCAAACTGCACCTTTGTTTATTTGCTGACGCGGGCCTGGATTTACGCGAAGCAATTCAAACTGGCGACGCCGATGTACTGGCAGAAAAAGTTAGAGCACTGATCGGCAACAAAGAAGTCAGCCATTATCTGCAGCAGGGAAATACCGGCGGAACTCAGAACCTGTCGATTATTGGCGGGTGA
- a CDS encoding tetratricopeptide repeat protein produces the protein MNKRPMYKKRLGLPVNTLSLVTVASAALLLSACASNSGNTIGSLQKVDIKIQETHIDGSLEKALASYQKYLQETPETALTPEAIRRIADLKIKQAHRAEEGILPRSSETRILSEADVAAANQLASKKAAAARNDLDAPQVAGVITSANTSEAALDGVANIKGESQSDFESRASGAVDLSGLESGADASVAGDNPDALLAANAREAIALYKKLLVQYPQYERNDQVMYQLSRAYEETGEIEEAVAILRQLVAKYPASRHLDESYFRLGEYYFTRKKYLDAEESYGRVVDMGEGSSFYELAVYKRGWALFKQDMYEMALDDFVRMLDYKVAQGYDFEQQTNETERKHIEDTFRVISLSFSYLGGAESIVDYFTQKGARDYESYVYSHLGEYYLDKRRYQDAAESYNVFVERNPLHKVAPDFSIRVIEIYQKGGFPRLVLDAKKAFANTYALDAQYWTVFDIQEYAAAVEFLQTNLIDLASHYHAAYQNVKPKDQDYAAKRSENYLEAIHWYRRYLGSFADKPKAPEINYQLAGLMLENKDFLNAAVEYERTAYHYSGHATNENASEAGYAAVFAYREHLKNDLANGSTAEKTAVQKEIIRSSLTFAETFAQHSKAPQILLGAVDDLYKLKSFPEAIQNGRLLLEKFPAADQQIIRSAWILVAHASFDTELYADAETGYRQALNLTAADAKDRPDLVDNLAGSIYQQGDQARKAEDHLAAAEHFLRIRNAAPGASILATAEYDAAASLIQLENWARAADVLKAFRSNHPQHELQKEVTKKLAVVYQESGQLLLAAAEFERIERESEDDDVRREALTQAADLYSAAKSYDKALAALNRYVQLFPRPMEPALETQRKIADIYHNSGNQTAYFNTLDEMVRTELRGGNERNDRTRYLAGNAALKLAEPKFESFAEIALIAPLEQNLNTKRTRMKAATTAFTDLIDYQVADVTAAATYYLGEIYLHFSRALKESERPTNLDAMELEDYELALEEQIYPFEERAISVHEKNISLMVAGIYNNWVVKSIEQLADLVPARYERTEDADNIVMTIVPVPQTPDALIPAQQVAEQQVLESTAPATGDEAGGEATGKPLPQVPESIIAENESEEDQG, from the coding sequence ATGAATAAGCGGCCAATGTACAAAAAGCGACTGGGTCTGCCCGTGAATACCCTCAGCCTGGTGACCGTCGCCTCTGCGGCGCTGTTGCTGAGTGCCTGTGCCAGCAACAGCGGTAACACCATCGGCAGTCTGCAGAAGGTGGACATCAAGATCCAGGAAACCCACATCGATGGCAGCCTGGAAAAGGCACTGGCGAGTTACCAGAAATACCTGCAGGAAACCCCGGAAACCGCACTTACACCGGAGGCGATCCGCCGTATTGCCGACCTGAAAATCAAGCAGGCGCATCGTGCGGAAGAGGGGATACTGCCGCGCAGCAGCGAAACCCGCATCCTGTCGGAGGCGGATGTTGCGGCGGCCAACCAGCTCGCCAGTAAAAAGGCCGCTGCCGCGCGCAATGATCTGGATGCGCCGCAAGTGGCCGGTGTCATCACCAGTGCAAATACTTCTGAAGCCGCACTGGACGGTGTTGCCAACATCAAGGGCGAGAGCCAGTCCGACTTCGAGTCCCGCGCCAGTGGTGCAGTGGACCTGAGCGGGTTAGAGAGTGGGGCCGATGCCAGCGTTGCGGGCGACAATCCGGACGCACTGCTCGCCGCCAATGCCCGCGAAGCCATCGCCCTGTATAAAAAACTGCTGGTGCAGTATCCGCAGTACGAGCGCAATGACCAGGTCATGTACCAGCTCTCCCGCGCCTATGAAGAGACCGGTGAGATCGAAGAGGCCGTCGCAATCCTGCGCCAGCTTGTTGCCAAGTACCCCGCGTCCCGCCACCTGGATGAGTCCTATTTCCGCCTTGGTGAGTACTACTTCACCCGCAAGAAGTATCTCGATGCGGAGGAGTCCTACGGTCGTGTAGTCGACATGGGCGAAGGCTCAAGTTTTTACGAGCTGGCGGTCTATAAGCGTGGCTGGGCACTGTTCAAGCAGGATATGTACGAGATGGCGCTCGACGATTTCGTGCGCATGCTCGATTACAAGGTGGCCCAGGGATACGACTTCGAGCAGCAGACCAACGAGACCGAGCGCAAGCATATCGAGGATACTTTCCGCGTTATCAGCTTGAGCTTCTCCTATCTCGGTGGTGCGGAATCCATTGTGGATTACTTTACCCAGAAGGGTGCGCGGGACTATGAGTCCTACGTTTACAGCCACTTGGGCGAGTACTATCTCGACAAGCGCCGCTACCAGGATGCGGCGGAATCCTACAACGTCTTTGTGGAGCGCAACCCGCTGCACAAGGTGGCCCCGGACTTCTCTATCCGTGTAATCGAAATCTATCAGAAGGGCGGATTCCCACGTCTGGTACTGGATGCGAAAAAGGCTTTCGCCAACACCTACGCCCTGGATGCGCAGTACTGGACCGTGTTCGATATTCAGGAATATGCCGCCGCGGTGGAATTCCTGCAGACCAACCTGATCGACCTGGCGAGCCACTATCACGCTGCCTACCAGAACGTGAAACCCAAGGATCAGGATTACGCCGCGAAGCGCAGCGAAAACTATCTCGAGGCCATTCACTGGTACCGCCGTTACCTCGGGTCCTTTGCGGATAAACCCAAGGCGCCGGAAATCAATTACCAGCTCGCCGGCCTGATGCTGGAAAACAAGGATTTCCTCAATGCGGCGGTAGAGTATGAACGCACCGCATACCATTACAGTGGCCACGCCACCAACGAAAATGCCAGCGAGGCGGGTTACGCTGCGGTGTTCGCCTACCGCGAACACCTGAAGAACGATCTCGCCAATGGCAGTACCGCGGAGAAGACCGCGGTACAGAAAGAAATCATCCGCTCGTCGCTCACCTTTGCGGAAACCTTCGCGCAGCACAGCAAGGCGCCACAGATTTTGCTGGGTGCAGTTGACGACCTGTACAAGCTGAAGAGCTTCCCGGAGGCCATCCAGAATGGCCGCCTGTTGCTGGAAAAATTCCCGGCGGCGGACCAGCAGATCATTCGCTCTGCCTGGATTCTTGTGGCCCATGCCTCGTTTGACACCGAACTCTATGCCGATGCCGAAACCGGTTATCGCCAGGCACTGAATCTGACCGCTGCCGATGCCAAGGATCGCCCGGATCTGGTGGACAACCTGGCCGGTTCCATTTACCAGCAGGGCGACCAGGCGCGCAAAGCCGAAGACCATCTGGCAGCAGCGGAACATTTCCTGCGCATTCGCAACGCCGCCCCCGGTGCCAGTATTCTCGCCACCGCCGAGTACGACGCCGCGGCTTCCCTGATCCAGTTGGAAAACTGGGCCCGTGCCGCCGATGTACTGAAGGCGTTCCGCAGCAATCACCCGCAGCACGAGCTGCAAAAGGAAGTCACCAAAAAACTTGCGGTGGTGTACCAGGAAAGCGGCCAGCTGTTGCTGGCTGCGGCCGAGTTCGAGCGTATCGAGCGCGAATCGGAAGACGACGATGTGCGCCGCGAAGCGCTGACCCAGGCCGCGGATCTGTACAGTGCAGCCAAGAGTTACGACAAGGCGCTGGCGGCCCTCAATCGCTATGTCCAGCTGTTCCCGCGCCCAATGGAGCCCGCACTGGAGACGCAGCGGAAAATTGCCGATATCTATCACAACAGCGGCAACCAGACAGCCTACTTCAATACCCTGGACGAGATGGTGCGTACTGAACTGCGCGGCGGTAACGAGCGTAATGACCGCACTCGCTACCTCGCCGGTAATGCCGCACTCAAGCTGGCCGAGCCCAAGTTCGAGTCTTTTGCGGAAATCGCCCTGATCGCGCCGTTGGAGCAAAATCTCAACACCAAGCGCACCCGTATGAAGGCCGCTACAACCGCATTTACCGATCTGATCGATTATCAGGTGGCCGATGTCACCGCTGCGGCGACTTACTACCTTGGCGAAATCTATCTGCACTTCAGTCGCGCCCTGAAAGAATCCGAGCGCCCGACCAACCTCGACGCGATGGAACTGGAGGACTACGAGCTGGCACTGGAAGAGCAGATCTATCCGTTCGAAGAGCGTGCCATCTCCGTACATGAGAAAAACATCAGTCTGATGGTCGCGGGCATCTACAACAACTGGGTGGTTAAAAGTATCGAACAGCTCGCCGACCTTGTGCCCGCAAGATATGAGCGCACGGAGGATGCCGACAATATCGTCATGACCATCGTGCCGGTACCGCAAACACCGGATGCGTTGATCCCAGCACAACAGGTGGCGGAACAGCAGGTGCTGGAAAGCACCGCACCAGCGACCGGCGACGAAGCCGGTGGCGAGGCAACCGGGAAACCACTGCCACAAGTGCCCGAATCCATCATTGCTGAAAATGAATCCGAGGAGGACCAGGGCTGA
- the moaB gene encoding molybdenum cofactor biosynthesis protein B gives MSHAPVDKNQKLNIAILTVSDTRTEENDTSGKYLVEALQEDGHTLADKAIVIDDKYLLRAKVSAWIADPNIHVIISTGGTGFAGRDSTPEAIAPLLDKHIDGFGEMFRSISYEEIGSSTIQSRALAGIANRTLVACLPGSTGACKTGWTKLLKEQLTASHTPCNFVGYLTK, from the coding sequence ATGTCCCACGCACCAGTAGATAAAAACCAGAAACTCAATATTGCGATTCTCACAGTGTCCGACACCAGAACCGAAGAAAACGATACCTCGGGAAAATACCTGGTAGAAGCTCTGCAGGAAGACGGCCACACCCTCGCCGACAAAGCCATCGTCATCGACGACAAATATTTGTTGCGCGCCAAAGTCTCCGCCTGGATCGCCGACCCCAACATCCACGTCATCATCTCCACCGGCGGCACCGGCTTCGCAGGCCGCGACTCCACGCCTGAAGCCATCGCCCCCCTGCTCGACAAACACATCGACGGCTTCGGCGAAATGTTCCGCTCCATCAGCTACGAGGAAATCGGCTCCTCCACCATCCAGTCGCGCGCGCTCGCCGGCATCGCCAACCGCACACTGGTCGCGTGTCTGCCCGGTTCCACCGGCGCCTGCAAAACCGGCTGGACCAAACTGCTGAAAGAACAACTCACCGCCAGCCACACACCCTGCAACTTCGTCGGCTACCTCACGAAATAA
- the moaD gene encoding molybdopterin synthase sulfur carrier subunit produces MIKVLFFASLREQLGCDGLEAEAAGIASIEELRGKLAQKGSNWQSALANELLQVALNQQLSNMDAAIKDGDEVAFFPPVTGG; encoded by the coding sequence ATGATCAAGGTACTGTTCTTTGCCAGCCTGCGGGAACAGCTGGGCTGCGACGGACTGGAAGCGGAAGCGGCAGGTATCGCCAGCATTGAAGAGTTGCGCGGTAAACTCGCGCAAAAAGGCAGCAACTGGCAGTCGGCACTGGCCAATGAACTATTGCAGGTGGCGCTGAACCAGCAACTTTCCAACATGGATGCTGCGATCAAAGACGGCGACGAAGTCGCCTTCTTCCCACCGGTAACCGGAGGCTGA